One genomic window of Pirellulales bacterium includes the following:
- a CDS encoding MFS transporter: MNRSSLTSNVWLIVALLWIVACLNYLDRMMITTMRVSLIEAVPMTDAQFGLLTSAFLWVYGALSPLAGYLADRVGRSRVIVLSLFVWSAVTWLTGRAETFEQLLAARALMGVSEACYIPAALALIADAHGSATRSLATGIHMTGIFVGSALGGLGGILAERYGWSTPFTYFGAFGMFYAVLLAFAFRRVSPPDTATSEHGASSIAFGEALQSLLSRGSFWVLAVYWGLLGVAGWVIGAWMPTYLNEEFHLSQGAAGISATGYLQAAALVGVLFGGAWADRWSRTNRRGPILVPALGLCLAAPGILLAASSTWLYGAILGLTIYGFTRTFADANMMPILCLVSDERYRATGYGILNLVSSLVGGVGVYAGGALRDRDVGLTSIFLFVGLLLVVCAMLLSLVRLAGTDLRSDAALTPVTAD, from the coding sequence ATGAACAGAAGCTCCTTGACTTCCAACGTCTGGTTGATCGTCGCGCTACTTTGGATCGTGGCCTGCCTGAACTATCTCGACCGCATGATGATCACCACCATGCGTGTGTCATTGATCGAGGCGGTACCCATGACGGACGCGCAATTCGGGCTGCTCACCAGCGCGTTCTTGTGGGTGTACGGCGCCCTCAGCCCGCTGGCGGGCTATCTGGCCGACCGAGTTGGACGAAGTCGGGTGATCGTGCTCAGTCTGTTCGTCTGGTCAGCCGTCACCTGGCTGACCGGACGTGCCGAGACCTTCGAGCAGTTGTTGGCGGCCCGAGCCCTGATGGGCGTGAGCGAGGCTTGCTACATTCCTGCGGCGCTCGCATTGATTGCCGACGCGCACGGTAGCGCCACTCGTTCCCTGGCGACCGGAATCCATATGACGGGCATCTTCGTCGGATCGGCTTTAGGTGGTCTCGGCGGGATACTCGCCGAGCGTTATGGTTGGAGCACTCCCTTCACTTACTTTGGCGCGTTCGGGATGTTCTATGCAGTTTTGTTGGCGTTCGCTTTCCGCAGAGTGTCGCCGCCCGATACTGCTACCTCGGAACACGGCGCGTCATCGATCGCTTTCGGCGAAGCGTTGCAGAGTCTGCTCAGTCGTGGCTCATTCTGGGTGTTGGCTGTTTACTGGGGACTGTTGGGCGTCGCGGGGTGGGTGATCGGTGCCTGGATGCCGACTTATTTGAACGAAGAATTTCATTTGAGCCAGGGCGCGGCCGGTATCTCGGCCACCGGTTACTTGCAGGCAGCCGCACTCGTGGGCGTGCTTTTCGGCGGCGCTTGGGCAGATCGCTGGAGCCGCACGAATCGCCGCGGACCCATTCTCGTGCCAGCGCTGGGCCTTTGCCTGGCAGCGCCCGGGATCTTGCTGGCGGCCAGTTCCACCTGGCTGTACGGCGCTATTCTCGGATTGACCATTTATGGGTTCACGCGCACGTTCGCGGACGCCAACATGATGCCCATCCTGTGCCTGGTTTCCGACGAACGCTATCGTGCCACCGGTTACGGCATTCTTAACCTGGTCTCGAGCCTGGTCGGCGGCGTCGGCGTTTACGCCGGCGGGGCGCTGCGCGATCGAGACGTGGGCTTGACGTCGATTTTCCTGTTCGTCGGGTTACTGCTGGTCGTTTGTGCGATGCTCTTATCTCTTGTGCGGCTTGCCGGAACTGACCTGCGGAGTGATGCCGCCCTAACGCCAGTCACCGCCGACTGA
- a CDS encoding phytanoyl-CoA dioxygenase family protein, which produces MATAGVDEHFKADFDRNGFVVIPGFLAAEDFAELRHNLDRYIREVVPGLSDGDAFYECREQPETLKQLQRMSGDPYFADYRFHPRWVALAETLLGEPANAEPPEWFNKPPRTNHVTPPHQDNYYFCLTPPSVLTIWLALDDVDAENGCLRFVAGSHRRGYRAHCTSAILGFSQGINDYAAADFVQEVAAPVRAGDAVVHSGMTIHRADANLSLTRQRRSFAMVFKGVSCQRDEAAYGRYRAAARQQRKELGLKA; this is translated from the coding sequence ATGGCAACTGCCGGTGTCGATGAGCATTTCAAGGCGGATTTCGATCGCAACGGATTCGTCGTGATACCTGGTTTTCTGGCGGCAGAAGACTTTGCTGAATTACGTCACAACTTGGATCGCTACATTCGCGAAGTCGTCCCTGGCCTTTCCGACGGCGATGCTTTCTACGAATGCCGTGAGCAGCCCGAAACTCTCAAGCAATTGCAGCGCATGAGTGGCGATCCGTACTTTGCCGATTATCGCTTCCACCCTCGCTGGGTCGCATTGGCGGAAACGTTACTGGGTGAACCAGCGAACGCGGAGCCGCCGGAATGGTTCAACAAGCCCCCTCGCACGAACCACGTTACGCCGCCGCATCAGGACAATTATTACTTCTGTCTGACGCCGCCTAGTGTGCTGACGATTTGGCTGGCGCTCGATGACGTCGACGCCGAGAACGGATGTCTGCGCTTTGTCGCGGGATCGCATCGGCGCGGCTATCGCGCGCATTGCACGTCGGCGATCTTGGGATTTTCGCAAGGAATCAACGACTATGCGGCCGCAGATTTTGTGCAAGAGGTTGCCGCCCCTGTGCGTGCCGGAGACGCGGTGGTTCACAGCGGCATGACGATCCACCGCGCGGATGCGAATCTGTCCCTGACGCGCCAGCGCCGCTCGTTCGCGATGGTCTTCAAGGGTGTGTCGTGTCAGCGCGATGAAGCTGCCTATGGGCGGTACCGAGCCGCGGCGCGCCAACAACGTAAGGAACTCGGATTGAAGGCGTAG
- a CDS encoding alpha/beta fold hydrolase: protein MTTVQINQTKDGVRFGTWSLEVARPAPLLLVLANSIEGTLGDPYFRQCGNQLAQQGFVCASLDLPCHGQERHAGEPEGMDGWRQRFDKGEDFIGRFVNRAKLVLDHLINERIADPQKIALVGTSRGAFAAAHLMAADPRVQCAALIAPLIEFETLVEFHAPEKPEALQAQSLIALAPRLAGRRIWIVIGDQDARVGTDRAIALARNLTTAACAQHKPSQVELHVLPEPRGHTTPAGAAEASAVWIWQQLQL, encoded by the coding sequence ATGACCACGGTCCAAATAAATCAAACCAAGGATGGCGTACGCTTCGGAACCTGGAGCCTCGAGGTCGCCCGTCCCGCCCCCCTCCTGCTTGTGCTCGCCAATTCCATCGAAGGCACGCTGGGCGATCCGTATTTCCGCCAGTGTGGAAATCAACTGGCCCAGCAAGGTTTTGTCTGCGCCTCGCTTGATTTACCGTGCCATGGGCAGGAGCGCCACGCGGGCGAGCCGGAGGGCATGGACGGCTGGCGACAGCGATTTGACAAGGGAGAAGATTTTATCGGCCGCTTCGTCAACCGCGCGAAGTTGGTCCTTGATCATCTCATCAATGAACGTATCGCGGACCCGCAGAAGATTGCGCTGGTGGGCACGTCGCGAGGGGCGTTCGCCGCTGCCCATCTGATGGCCGCCGATCCGCGCGTGCAATGCGCTGCGCTCATTGCACCGCTTATTGAATTCGAGACTTTGGTCGAATTTCACGCTCCTGAGAAACCGGAAGCGCTACAGGCCCAGTCGCTCATAGCCTTGGCGCCGCGGTTGGCTGGCCGGCGCATCTGGATCGTCATCGGTGATCAGGATGCACGCGTCGGTACGGATCGTGCCATCGCCCTGGCCCGCAACTTGACGACCGCCGCCTGCGCGCAGCACAAGCCGTCGCAGGTCGAACTGCACGTCCTGCCCGAGCCCCGCGGGCATACTACGCCGGCCGGCGCCGCCGAGGCGAGCGCCGTATGGATCTGGCAGCAGTTGCAACTTTAG
- a CDS encoding dockerin type I domain-containing protein, producing the protein MQFALNTLCLLIVPASGDELVYSTQVWNGDPNTERESTIRTISDTGYGDSMLLNLGGDTTYPHFSADGQWLYFQSDFSGQYEVYRSLPDGSQVTQVGDPAAFGAQYFRSYGYSLSGDSSKMVYTIFDGIEAKAVYANADGSDAQLVAPQLGFTYMASLNQSGNQVVFSGPAENYELLTASVPNGQPSILTPDLPQSYVPQFTPDGKTVVFLRIDGNIYSEDLATLQVHQLTQNNGYVELHWNATDQHGSSDGPSISPDGQHIAYIGLVNGVAQVFTMNLDGTNQRQLTFGSTDSGRVVWSPDGKELAFVTFINGYPQLFDMPSTGGTPLQLTNVPGGGVYWVQWEPTTLPGDFNHDGMVNAADYSILMSHWQQSGVGPSGGDLSGDGTVGIEDFALFKDDYLAANGSGASFAVPEPSSLATTIVALIAVGRWRKRERATARHGMVG; encoded by the coding sequence GTGCAATTCGCGCTCAATACACTTTGTTTGTTGATCGTCCCTGCCTCGGGTGACGAGTTGGTCTATTCCACACAGGTTTGGAATGGTGATCCGAATACAGAACGTGAATCCACGATTCGCACGATCAGCGACACCGGCTACGGCGATTCAATGCTTTTGAATCTGGGGGGCGATACGACCTATCCGCATTTCAGCGCCGATGGTCAGTGGCTCTATTTCCAATCCGACTTTTCTGGTCAATACGAGGTGTATCGCAGCCTGCCTGATGGGAGCCAGGTCACGCAAGTCGGCGATCCCGCCGCATTCGGCGCGCAATACTTCCGATCCTATGGCTACTCACTCTCGGGCGATTCCAGCAAGATGGTCTACACCATCTTCGACGGGATCGAGGCCAAGGCCGTTTACGCGAACGCCGACGGGAGCGACGCGCAGCTCGTCGCGCCGCAGTTGGGTTTCACGTATATGGCCAGCCTTAACCAATCGGGCAACCAGGTTGTGTTTTCAGGACCAGCCGAGAACTATGAATTGCTCACGGCCAGCGTGCCCAACGGTCAGCCGTCTATTCTCACACCGGATCTGCCGCAATCGTACGTGCCGCAATTCACTCCTGACGGCAAAACCGTCGTGTTTCTGCGCATCGACGGAAACATCTACTCCGAAGACCTCGCGACGCTGCAGGTCCATCAATTGACTCAGAACAACGGCTATGTGGAGTTGCATTGGAATGCGACGGACCAGCATGGTTCATCCGATGGTCCCTCGATTTCTCCCGACGGCCAGCACATTGCCTATATCGGCCTGGTGAACGGCGTGGCGCAAGTATTCACGATGAATCTCGACGGTACGAATCAGCGGCAACTGACCTTCGGCAGCACCGACAGCGGGCGCGTCGTGTGGAGTCCCGACGGCAAGGAGCTGGCATTTGTCACGTTCATTAACGGTTATCCGCAATTATTTGATATGCCCTCGACCGGCGGTACTCCTTTGCAACTGACGAACGTTCCCGGCGGCGGTGTCTACTGGGTGCAATGGGAGCCAACGACGCTGCCTGGCGACTTCAATCATGATGGTATGGTCAACGCGGCCGACTATTCGATTTTGATGAGTCACTGGCAGCAATCTGGTGTCGGGCCCAGTGGCGGAGACCTCAGCGGCGATGGTACGGTCGGTATCGAAGATTTCGCATTGTTCAAAGATGATTACCTGGCGGCGAATGGCAGTGGCGCGTCCTTTGCGGTGCCCGAACCGAGTTCTTTGGCAACGACGATTGTGGCGTTGATCGCTGTCGGTCGGTGGCGGAAACGTGAGCGCGCCACAGCTCGGCATGGCATGGTCGGATGA
- a CDS encoding RraA family protein codes for MIERHVLEQLASFDTALLANTIGYIDDTPAAELYVSAAIKCVTPSLPPSVGIAFTCELDSSTPGNVADVDRYWEQMEEMSKCSLPIVWVVKAVGSRPEHECVLGDGMAKTLHSVGCGALVSDGYVRDVQGLLQVPFAAYCRGRAIHHCALRFTAVNRPVEIGGLMIRPGDVIHANEEGVIRIPQSCLLSLNEGATRMRAFEQEAHRMLVRTDLSLSQKRDAVQDLIAEYGFADCVAGKTTRSNS; via the coding sequence ATGATCGAGCGACACGTTCTTGAGCAGTTAGCAAGTTTCGATACGGCATTGCTGGCAAACACCATCGGGTACATCGACGACACGCCCGCCGCCGAACTCTACGTGAGCGCCGCGATTAAATGCGTCACGCCCTCGCTGCCTCCCAGCGTTGGGATCGCCTTCACCTGCGAATTAGACAGTAGTACTCCCGGCAATGTGGCGGATGTCGATCGGTATTGGGAGCAGATGGAGGAAATGTCCAAGTGCTCGCTGCCCATCGTGTGGGTCGTGAAGGCGGTGGGATCGCGGCCCGAGCATGAGTGTGTCCTTGGCGATGGCATGGCCAAGACGCTGCACTCCGTCGGCTGTGGCGCTTTGGTCTCGGACGGTTATGTGCGCGACGTGCAGGGGCTATTGCAGGTGCCTTTTGCCGCCTATTGTCGTGGCAGGGCCATTCATCATTGTGCCTTGCGGTTCACGGCGGTGAACCGGCCCGTCGAAATCGGCGGCCTGATGATTCGCCCGGGCGACGTGATTCACGCTAATGAAGAAGGAGTGATTCGCATCCCGCAATCGTGTCTACTTTCTTTGAACGAAGGTGCCACGCGCATGCGAGCCTTCGAGCAGGAAGCTCACCGCATGCTCGTGCGCACCGATCTGTCGCTCAGCCAGAAACGGGATGCGGTGCAGGATCTCATTGCTGAATACGGATTTGCCGACTGCGTTGCTGGCAAAACCACTCGATCGAATTCCTAG
- a CDS encoding DPP IV N-terminal domain-containing protein, protein MQRRILSIVWLIGLIIPSAPANAADSLGSLAFAELRFEGEYGSDLYNGKATAPATGAIYSIREDGSGLQPLADVGGVTTYPRYSPQGDWLYFQSNASGQSQVYRCRADGTEVVNLSASRGLGPEWSTAFGCALSANGERLVYSVQGGSPTPRIVACQADGQSAAWVAPDLGYIYMASPDATGARIAFSGPAREYRLSISERPFAEARLLTPDHPDSYVPQFTRDGESLLFLRKDGDLYSVDIASTKVRRLTQGNDYVEFHLSPKDLHGSTDGPHLSPDGKRVAYIARRDGVPQVCMMNLDGTEQRQITHRNSPCGRVRWSPDGRRLAFVSFEPTRPQLFIISAAGGEPKQITKVEGAVYWMDWRPES, encoded by the coding sequence ATGCAACGACGAATACTATCCATCGTCTGGCTGATAGGCCTGATAATTCCCTCCGCACCGGCGAACGCCGCGGATTCGTTGGGTTCTCTGGCGTTTGCCGAGTTGAGATTCGAGGGAGAGTACGGCAGCGATCTGTACAACGGCAAGGCAACCGCGCCGGCGACCGGCGCGATCTATTCGATCCGGGAAGACGGCTCTGGATTGCAGCCCTTGGCAGACGTCGGCGGAGTGACGACGTACCCGCGCTACAGCCCCCAAGGTGATTGGCTGTACTTTCAATCCAACGCGAGCGGCCAATCGCAGGTCTATCGCTGCCGAGCGGACGGCACCGAGGTTGTGAATCTGTCGGCTTCGCGCGGCCTGGGGCCGGAGTGGAGCACGGCCTTTGGCTGCGCGCTGTCGGCCAACGGTGAGCGGCTGGTTTATTCCGTGCAAGGGGGCAGTCCCACGCCGCGCATTGTCGCGTGTCAGGCCGATGGGCAAAGCGCTGCGTGGGTGGCACCCGATCTGGGTTACATCTATATGGCCTCACCGGATGCCACCGGGGCCCGGATTGCTTTCTCGGGGCCAGCGCGTGAGTATCGACTCTCGATCAGCGAGCGACCGTTCGCCGAGGCCCGGCTGCTGACGCCCGATCATCCCGATTCCTACGTCCCGCAATTCACGCGCGACGGGGAGTCGCTCTTGTTTCTGCGAAAGGACGGAGATCTCTATTCTGTCGATATCGCCAGCACCAAAGTTCGCCGCTTGACGCAGGGCAACGACTATGTCGAGTTCCATCTATCGCCAAAAGATTTGCACGGGTCGACCGACGGCCCGCACCTTTCGCCCGATGGAAAACGGGTGGCGTATATCGCCAGGCGCGATGGCGTGCCGCAGGTGTGCATGATGAATCTCGACGGTACCGAGCAGCGGCAGATTACGCATCGAAACTCCCCCTGCGGGCGCGTGCGCTGGAGCCCAGATGGACGGCGCTTGGCCTTTGTCTCCTTCGAGCCGACGCGTCCGCAGTTATTTATCATCAGCGCGGCTGGCGGCGAGCCGAAACAGATCACCAAGGTCGAGGGAGCCGTGTACTGGATGGATTGGCGCCCGGAATCGTAG